Proteins encoded together in one Bos indicus isolate NIAB-ARS_2022 breed Sahiwal x Tharparkar chromosome 3, NIAB-ARS_B.indTharparkar_mat_pri_1.0, whole genome shotgun sequence window:
- the C3H1orf43 gene encoding protein C1orf43 homolog isoform X2, whose amino-acid sequence MASGSNWLSGVNVVLVMAYGSLDLKEEIDIRLSKVQDIKYEPQLLADDDARLLQLETQGNQNCYNYLYRMKALDAIRASEIPFHAEGRHPHSLMGKNFRSYLLDLRNTSTPFKGVRKALIDTLLDGYETARYGTGVFGLSEYLRYQEALSELATVVKARSGSSQRQHQSAAKDLTQSPEVSPTTIQVTYLPSSQKSKRAKHFLELKSFKDNYNTLESTL is encoded by the exons GACTTAAAAGAGGAGATAGATATCCGACTGTCCAAGGTTCAGGATATCAAGTATGAACCTCAGCTTCTCGCAGATGATGATGCAAGACTGCTACAGCTGGAAACCCAGGGAAATCAAA ATTGCTACAACTACCTATACAGGATGAAAGCTCTGGATGCTATCCGTGCCTCTG AGATCCCATTTCATGCTGAAGGCCGACATCCCCATTCCTTAATGGGCAAGAATTTCCGCTCCTACCTGCTAGATCTTCGAAACACTAGTACTCCTTTCAAGGGTGTGCGCAAGGCCCTTATTGATACCCTGCTGGATGGCTATGAGACAGCCCGCTATGGGACAGGG gTCTTTGGCCTGAGTGAGTACCTGCGCTATCAGGAGGCCCTGAGTGAGCTGGCCACAGT GGTCAAAGCACGAAGTGGGAGCTCTCAGCGACAACACCAGTCAGCAGCCAAAGACCTAACCCAGTCTCCTGAAGTCTCCCCAACAACCATCCAGGTGACATACCTCCCCTCCAGTCAGAAGAGTAAACGTGCCAAGCACTTCCTCGAATTGAAGAGCTTTAAGGACAACTATAACACACTGGAGAGTACTCTGTGA
- the CFAP141 gene encoding cilia- and flagella-associated protein 141 — translation MSMEKMGKVEEHFQRALELKKMVHRWRNSHTHCLWQITLSQRRNPYAILRMQDTMVQELALANKQLLMVRQAALHQLFEKEHQQYQQELNEKGKAFYMERL, via the exons ATGTCCATGGAAAAGATGGGAAAAGTAGAAGAG CATTTTCAAAGGGCCCTGGAACTTAAGAAGATGGTGCACAG GTGGCGAAATTCACACACTCACTGTCTGTGGCAGATAACATTAAGCCAGAGGAGAAACCCATATGCTATCCTAAGGATGCAGGACACCATGGTACAGGAGTTGGCACTGGCCAACAAGCAGTTGCTGATG GTCCGTCAAGCTGCCCTGCACCAGCTGTTTGAAAAGGAGCATCAGCAGTACCAGCAAGAACTAAATGAGAAGGGCAAAGCTTTTTACATGGAGAGACTCTGA